In one window of Micromonospora cathayae DNA:
- a CDS encoding PadR family transcriptional regulator, which yields MAGTGPRLTPQTVEVLRLLLAAPPVPRYGRDIARETNLKTGTLHPILARLELAGWLESFWEDPAEHEDQGRPRRRYYRLTGDGVRVARSAVAARTGDAPATARSALRPRPGF from the coding sequence ATGGCTGGTACCGGTCCCCGGCTCACCCCGCAGACGGTCGAGGTGTTGCGGCTGCTCCTCGCCGCGCCGCCCGTGCCCCGCTACGGACGGGACATCGCCCGGGAGACGAACCTCAAGACCGGGACCCTGCATCCGATCCTGGCCCGGCTGGAGCTGGCCGGCTGGCTGGAGAGTTTCTGGGAGGACCCGGCCGAGCACGAGGACCAGGGGCGGCCCCGCCGGCGGTACTACCGCCTGACCGGCGACGGGGTACGGGTGGCCCGTTCGGCGGTCGCCGCCCGGACCGGGGACGCGCCCGCCACCGCCCGGTCCGCCCTGCGGCCCCGGCCCGGTTTCTAG
- a CDS encoding proline dehydrogenase family protein produces MLRSVILAAARSSRVERLVETAPYTRDVVRRFVAGTGTDDALRATRELVAGGLTVTLDHLGEDTVTPGQAEATREEYRTLLRALHAAGLTPAAEVSVKLSALGQKFDEQLAYDNARAICVAADEAGTTVTLDMEDHTTTDSTLDILAKLRKDHPRTGAVLQAYLRRTEADCRDLATAGSRVRLCKGAYREPESVAYQSARDVDRSYVRCLNVLLSGEGYPMLATHDPRMIAIGEDRARWFDRGPDSFEFQLLYGIRPEEQARLVAAGHTVRTYVPYGDQWYGYLMRRLAERPANLVFFGRALVSRK; encoded by the coding sequence ATGCTCCGTTCGGTCATCCTCGCCGCCGCCCGGTCATCCCGGGTGGAGCGGCTCGTCGAGACGGCTCCCTACACCCGGGACGTCGTCCGCCGGTTCGTCGCCGGCACCGGCACCGACGACGCGTTGCGCGCGACCCGCGAACTCGTCGCTGGCGGCCTCACGGTCACCCTCGACCACCTGGGCGAGGACACCGTCACCCCCGGGCAGGCCGAGGCCACCCGGGAGGAGTACCGCACCCTCCTGCGGGCGCTGCACGCCGCCGGGCTCACCCCGGCCGCCGAGGTCAGCGTCAAGCTCTCCGCGCTCGGCCAGAAGTTCGACGAGCAGCTCGCCTACGACAACGCGCGGGCCATCTGCGTCGCCGCCGACGAGGCGGGCACCACGGTCACCCTGGACATGGAGGACCACACCACCACCGACTCGACGCTGGACATCCTGGCGAAGCTGCGCAAGGACCATCCGCGTACCGGGGCGGTGCTCCAGGCGTACCTGCGGCGCACCGAGGCGGACTGCCGGGACCTGGCCACCGCCGGTTCCCGGGTACGCCTGTGCAAGGGCGCGTACCGGGAGCCGGAGTCGGTGGCGTACCAGTCGGCCCGGGACGTGGACCGCTCCTACGTCCGCTGCCTGAACGTGCTGCTCTCCGGCGAGGGGTACCCGATGCTCGCCACCCACGACCCGCGCATGATCGCGATCGGGGAGGACCGGGCGCGCTGGTTCGACCGGGGGCCGGACAGCTTCGAGTTCCAGCTGCTCTACGGCATCCGACCGGAGGAGCAGGCCCGGCTGGTGGCCGCCGGACACACCGTGCGGACCTACGTACCCTACGGCGACCAGTGGTACGGCTACCTGATGCGCCGGCTCGCCGAGCGGCCGGCCAACCTGGTCTTCTTCGGCCGCGCCCTGGTCTCCCGGAAGTGA
- a CDS encoding glutathionylspermidine synthase family protein: protein MRREPHTPRAGWNETIREQGLIYVDTELPDGGIMSYWDETAGYAFELDEVLRLEEATEELHRMSVAAAEHVVARNRYAEFGIPEWAAEAVARSLREQPPTLYGRFDLCYDGSWPPKLLEYNADTPTSLVEAGIVQWFWLEDTHPDLDQWNSLHERLIAAWHRIGRGLHEPTVHVAWSKEEEVTAEDQMTAGYLAECARQAGLKVELITIQEVGWDGRRFVDGADRPITTCFKLYPWEWMLTEPYGRLALEPGTPTTWIEPAWKLLLSNKALLAVLWELYPGHELLLPAYLDSPRGMSEYVAKPLLGREGGSVRIVTAGGTEISNPSIYGDEGFCYQEFRALPEFAGNRVVLGSWIVAGESAGVGLRESRSLITDGYARFLPHYIDAPRPS, encoded by the coding sequence GTGCGCCGCGAGCCGCACACCCCGCGCGCCGGCTGGAACGAGACCATCCGCGAGCAGGGGCTGATCTACGTCGACACCGAGCTGCCCGACGGCGGCATCATGTCGTACTGGGACGAGACCGCCGGGTACGCCTTCGAGCTGGACGAGGTGCTCCGGCTGGAGGAGGCCACCGAGGAGCTGCACCGGATGTCGGTCGCCGCCGCCGAGCACGTGGTGGCCCGCAACCGGTACGCCGAGTTCGGCATCCCGGAGTGGGCGGCCGAGGCGGTGGCCCGGTCGCTGCGCGAACAGCCGCCCACCCTGTACGGCCGGTTCGACCTCTGCTACGACGGCTCGTGGCCGCCGAAACTGCTCGAGTACAACGCGGACACCCCGACCTCGCTGGTCGAGGCGGGCATCGTGCAGTGGTTCTGGCTGGAGGACACCCACCCCGACCTGGACCAGTGGAACAGCCTGCACGAGCGGCTGATCGCCGCCTGGCACCGGATCGGCCGGGGCCTGCACGAGCCGACCGTGCACGTGGCCTGGTCGAAGGAGGAGGAGGTCACCGCGGAGGACCAGATGACCGCCGGTTACCTCGCCGAGTGCGCCCGCCAGGCCGGGTTGAAGGTGGAGCTGATCACGATCCAGGAGGTCGGCTGGGACGGCCGGCGTTTCGTCGACGGCGCGGACCGGCCGATCACCACCTGCTTCAAGCTGTACCCGTGGGAGTGGATGCTCACCGAACCGTACGGGCGGCTCGCCCTGGAGCCGGGCACCCCGACCACCTGGATCGAGCCGGCCTGGAAGCTGCTGCTGTCGAACAAGGCGCTGCTGGCCGTGCTGTGGGAGCTGTACCCGGGACACGAGCTGCTGCTGCCGGCGTACCTCGACTCGCCCCGGGGGATGTCCGAGTACGTGGCGAAGCCGCTGCTGGGCCGGGAGGGCGGCTCGGTCCGGATCGTGACGGCCGGCGGTACGGAGATCAGCAATCCGAGCATCTACGGCGACGAGGGCTTCTGCTACCAGGAGTTCCGGGCACTGCCCGAGTTCGCCGGCAACCGGGTGGTGCTGGGGAGCTGGATCGTGGCCGGCGAGTCGGCCGGGGTGGGGCTCCGGGAGAGCCGGAGTCTGATCACCGACGGGTACGCCCGGTTCCTGCCCCACTACATCGATGCGCCACGCCCATCCTGA
- a CDS encoding CGNR zinc finger domain-containing protein, protein MNFDAYARNGVDLVNARLDDLDDLRALLPAEHSRTRDELAERDLAIFRRAQKRLRDVFGYGTSGRDAEAVAELNALLEAYPVHPHISGHDSSDWHMHPASRGASIAVDYLAGAVWGLSVWLCEYGSARFGVCADERCGNVYLDTSSNCCRRFCSERCATRSHVAAHRARKRAASESVTAGQPLAPVS, encoded by the coding sequence GTGAACTTCGACGCGTACGCCCGGAACGGCGTTGACCTCGTCAACGCCCGTCTGGACGACCTCGACGACCTCCGTGCCCTCCTTCCCGCCGAGCACAGCAGGACGCGTGACGAGCTGGCCGAACGGGATCTGGCGATCTTCCGGCGGGCCCAGAAACGGCTGCGGGACGTCTTCGGGTACGGCACCTCCGGCCGGGACGCCGAGGCGGTGGCCGAGCTGAACGCCCTGCTCGAGGCGTACCCGGTGCACCCGCACATCTCCGGGCACGACTCCAGCGACTGGCACATGCACCCGGCGAGCCGGGGCGCCTCGATCGCGGTGGACTACCTGGCCGGCGCGGTGTGGGGGCTGTCGGTCTGGCTCTGCGAGTACGGCAGCGCCCGGTTCGGGGTGTGTGCGGACGAACGCTGCGGCAACGTCTACCTGGACACTTCGTCGAACTGTTGCCGGCGGTTCTGTTCGGAACGCTGCGCCACCCGGTCGCACGTGGCCGCGCACCGGGCCCGCAAGCGGGCCGCCAGCGAGTCGGTCACCGCCGGGCAGCCGCTCGCCCCGGTGAGCTGA
- a CDS encoding sugar phosphate isomerase/epimerase family protein: MTSRVPVLLSSSSVFPEPTAAAFQLAAALGYDGVEVMVWTDAVSQDAGALRGLAAHYGVPVLSVHAPCLLVTQRVWSPDPWQRLRKAAELAETLEAPTVVVHPPFTWQRDYARSFADGIAEIGRQHGGLSFAVENMYPVRMAGRQFVPYVPGWDPTETGYDAYTLDLSHCAASHTDSLAMADRMGDRLAHVHLGDGTGEGRDEHLVPGRGTQPCGALLSSLAGRGFTGSVAVEVATRGAKSRAEREADLRAALEFARQHLTAPSPIEA, translated from the coding sequence GTGACTTCCCGCGTTCCCGTCCTCCTCTCCAGTTCCTCGGTCTTCCCCGAGCCGACCGCGGCGGCCTTCCAACTGGCCGCGGCGCTCGGCTACGACGGCGTCGAGGTGATGGTCTGGACGGACGCCGTCAGCCAGGACGCCGGCGCGCTGCGTGGTCTCGCCGCGCACTACGGCGTGCCGGTGCTCAGCGTGCACGCGCCCTGTCTGCTGGTCACCCAGCGGGTGTGGAGCCCCGACCCGTGGCAGCGGCTGCGGAAGGCGGCCGAGCTGGCCGAGACCCTGGAGGCCCCGACCGTCGTCGTCCACCCGCCCTTCACCTGGCAGCGTGACTACGCCCGGAGCTTCGCCGACGGGATCGCCGAGATCGGCCGCCAGCACGGCGGGTTGAGCTTCGCGGTGGAGAACATGTACCCGGTACGGATGGCCGGCCGGCAGTTCGTCCCGTACGTGCCGGGCTGGGACCCGACCGAGACCGGGTACGACGCCTACACGCTCGACCTGTCGCACTGCGCCGCCTCGCACACCGACTCGCTGGCGATGGCCGACCGGATGGGGGACCGGCTGGCCCACGTCCACCTCGGCGACGGCACCGGCGAGGGACGCGACGAGCACCTGGTCCCCGGCCGGGGCACCCAGCCCTGCGGCGCGCTGCTCTCCTCGCTGGCCGGTCGGGGCTTCACCGGTTCGGTGGCGGTGGAGGTGGCGACCCGGGGCGCGAAGAGCCGCGCGGAGCGCGAGGCCGACCTGCGGGCCGCCCTGGAGTTCGCCCGACAGCACCTCACCGCGCCGTCCCCGATCGAGGCCTGA
- a CDS encoding Ppx/GppA phosphatase family protein: MRLGVLDVGSNTVHLLVVDAHHGAHPWPAHSEKAVLRLAEQLGPDGALTDAGADALVAAVGTAREAATRLDTEDLLAFATSAVRDATNAAEVLARVREETGVRLEVLAGADEARLTFLAVRRWFGWSAGRLLALDIGGGSLEIAAGIDEYPDVAVSLPLGAGRLTRDRLAVDPTSAAPPPAEVVDDLREYVDGMLDPVVEQMTGVGWERPVATSKTFRTLARLAGAAPSSAGLWAPRRLTRTGLRQVLNFVRHIPPAQLAGLEGVSVGRSHQLLAGAVVAEAVLRRLDVESLDICPWALREGVILRRLDHLGPV, from the coding sequence ATGCGACTGGGAGTTCTCGACGTCGGTTCCAACACGGTGCACCTGCTGGTGGTGGACGCGCATCACGGCGCGCACCCGTGGCCGGCGCACTCCGAGAAGGCGGTGCTCCGGCTGGCCGAGCAGCTCGGCCCGGACGGCGCGCTGACCGACGCGGGTGCCGACGCCCTGGTGGCGGCGGTCGGGACGGCGCGGGAGGCGGCCACCCGGCTGGACACCGAGGACCTGCTCGCCTTCGCCACCTCCGCCGTCCGGGACGCCACCAACGCCGCCGAGGTGCTGGCCCGGGTCCGCGAGGAGACCGGCGTACGGCTGGAGGTGCTGGCCGGGGCGGACGAGGCGCGGCTGACCTTCCTCGCCGTCCGCCGGTGGTTCGGCTGGTCGGCCGGGCGGCTGCTGGCGCTGGACATCGGCGGCGGCTCGCTGGAGATCGCGGCCGGCATCGACGAGTACCCGGACGTGGCGGTGTCGCTGCCGCTCGGGGCCGGCCGGTTGACCCGCGACCGGCTCGCCGTCGACCCGACCAGCGCGGCCCCGCCGCCGGCCGAGGTCGTCGACGACCTGCGGGAGTACGTCGACGGGATGCTCGACCCGGTGGTCGAGCAGATGACCGGCGTCGGCTGGGAACGGCCGGTCGCCACCTCGAAGACGTTCCGCACGCTGGCCCGGCTGGCCGGTGCGGCCCCCTCCAGCGCCGGCCTGTGGGCCCCGCGCCGGTTGACCCGTACCGGGCTGCGTCAGGTGCTCAACTTCGTCCGGCACATCCCGCCGGCCCAGCTCGCCGGCCTGGAGGGGGTCAGCGTCGGCCGCTCGCACCAGCTTCTGGCCGGGGCGGTGGTGGCCGAGGCGGTGCTGCGCCGGCTCGACGTCGAGTCGCTGGACATCTGCCCGTGGGCGCTGCGGGAGGGGGTCATCCTGCGCCGGCTGGACCACCTCGGGCCGGTGTGA
- a CDS encoding type II toxin-antitoxin system death-on-curing family toxin encodes MSRDLYYPTLADVARLADKLGLRIRDAGLIESALARPQTSVFGQAAYPDTWTKSAALLHSLVGNHPFLDGNKRMGWIVAVAFLRRNGAVTPSQLTGADQDAAYDLVIGVAEGRITEVDQIGDLLRKVF; translated from the coding sequence GTGTCCCGGGATCTCTACTACCCGACGCTGGCGGACGTGGCCCGGTTGGCCGACAAGCTCGGCCTCCGGATCCGCGACGCGGGGCTCATCGAGTCCGCTCTGGCCCGACCCCAGACCAGCGTTTTCGGCCAGGCCGCCTACCCCGACACCTGGACCAAGTCGGCAGCCCTGCTCCATTCCCTGGTGGGCAACCACCCGTTCCTAGACGGCAACAAGCGTATGGGCTGGATCGTCGCGGTGGCTTTCCTGCGCCGCAACGGCGCGGTCACCCCGAGTCAGCTCACCGGCGCGGATCAGGACGCGGCATACGACCTGGTGATCGGGGTGGCCGAGGGGCGGATCACCGAGGTGGATCAGATCGGGGACCTGCTCCGCAAGGTGTTCTGA
- the rraA gene encoding ribonuclease E activity regulator RraA: MSAAPRTADRYDRYGDALGSCDTQFRQYGGRPAFHGPAVTVRCFEDNALLKSILAEPGEGRVLVVDGGGSVHAALVGDVIAGLAVANGWAGVIVNGAVRDVADLRVLPIGIKALGSNPRKSTKTGAGERDVPVFFGNCVFPPGVWVCADEDGIVVGPPDTGAGDVSSRS; this comes from the coding sequence ATGTCCGCTGCTCCCCGCACCGCCGACCGCTACGACCGGTACGGCGACGCGCTCGGCTCCTGCGACACCCAGTTCCGGCAGTACGGCGGCCGGCCCGCCTTCCACGGCCCGGCGGTCACCGTACGCTGCTTCGAGGACAACGCCCTGCTGAAGTCGATCCTCGCCGAGCCGGGGGAGGGCCGGGTGCTGGTGGTCGACGGCGGCGGATCGGTGCACGCGGCACTGGTCGGTGACGTCATCGCCGGCCTGGCGGTGGCGAACGGCTGGGCCGGCGTGATCGTCAACGGGGCCGTCCGGGACGTCGCCGACCTGCGCGTACTCCCGATCGGCATCAAGGCGCTCGGCTCGAACCCGCGCAAGAGCACCAAGACCGGGGCCGGTGAACGGGACGTGCCGGTCTTCTTCGGCAACTGCGTCTTCCCGCCCGGCGTATGGGTGTGCGCCGACGAGGACGGGATCGTCGTCGGCCCGCCGGACACCGGTGCCGGGGACGTCTCCAGCCGGAGCTGA
- a CDS encoding MFS transporter, translated as MGDRRAGPGGPGLPPRAVPDGPGRLPRGQLGLLVAHTVVVQAVTFMLRPAASYRALELDVPAAWLGALGASFAVVPLLLAVPSGQAVDRFGERRVMLTGSALLVASGAGFVLAGDTVAGLVAATVLLGTGHLCAVVGQQALVANRVPAHRYDAAFGYYTFAASLGQAVGPGLIVAFGGDRPIPDTGAIFVGATVLALPLLVTSALLRPSGHHRRAAGPAAGGVRGLLRQPGLVRALTVSCVVLAAVDITLFYLPALGAERDIAAGSIGVLLALRAGASMASRLLLGRLVAAVGRRRLLIATVALSAVGLGLLLPPLPFWAMAVVITVAGLGLGAGQPLTMSFLAESAPPGLRGRAMSLRLTGNRLGQVLIPSTAGVLAAGTGAAGVLACTALGLAGAAVAATGLPAAPPEPPEPE; from the coding sequence GTGGGCGACCGCCGCGCCGGGCCGGGCGGCCCCGGGCTGCCGCCGCGCGCCGTGCCCGACGGTCCCGGCCGGCTGCCGCGCGGCCAGCTGGGGCTGCTGGTCGCGCACACCGTCGTGGTGCAGGCGGTCACTTTCATGCTGCGGCCGGCGGCCAGCTACCGGGCCCTGGAACTGGACGTCCCGGCCGCCTGGCTGGGGGCGCTCGGGGCCAGCTTCGCGGTGGTCCCGCTGCTGCTGGCCGTCCCCTCCGGGCAGGCGGTCGACCGGTTCGGCGAGCGGCGGGTGATGCTCACCGGATCGGCGCTGCTGGTCGCGTCCGGGGCCGGGTTCGTACTGGCCGGCGACACCGTGGCCGGCCTGGTGGCGGCCACCGTGCTGCTCGGCACCGGACACCTCTGCGCGGTGGTCGGGCAGCAGGCCCTGGTCGCCAACCGGGTCCCGGCGCACCGCTACGACGCGGCGTTCGGCTACTACACCTTCGCCGCCTCGCTCGGCCAGGCGGTCGGTCCGGGCCTGATCGTGGCCTTCGGCGGTGACCGCCCGATCCCCGACACCGGGGCGATCTTCGTCGGGGCCACCGTGCTGGCCCTGCCGCTGCTGGTCACGTCGGCGCTGCTACGTCCCTCGGGTCACCACCGGCGGGCGGCCGGCCCGGCCGCCGGCGGGGTCCGCGGCCTGCTCCGCCAACCCGGACTGGTCCGCGCCCTCACGGTCAGCTGCGTGGTGCTGGCCGCCGTCGACATCACCCTGTTCTACCTGCCCGCCCTCGGTGCCGAACGGGACATCGCGGCCGGCTCGATCGGTGTCCTGCTGGCGCTGCGCGCGGGCGCGTCGATGGCCTCGCGGCTGCTGCTCGGCCGGCTGGTGGCCGCCGTCGGGCGGCGTCGGCTGCTGATCGCCACCGTCGCGCTCTCCGCCGTCGGCCTCGGCCTGCTGCTGCCGCCGCTGCCGTTCTGGGCGATGGCCGTGGTGATCACCGTCGCCGGCCTGGGCCTGGGGGCCGGTCAGCCCCTCACCATGTCGTTCCTCGCCGAGTCGGCCCCGCCCGGCCTGCGCGGGCGGGCGATGTCCCTGCGGCTGACCGGCAACCGCCTCGGCCAGGTGCTGATCCCCAGCACCGCCGGGGTGCTCGCCGCCGGCACCGGGGCCGCCGGGGTGCTCGCCTGCACCGCGCTGGGCCTGGCCGGGGCCGCTGTCGCCGCCACCGGCCTGCCCGCCGCACCACCCGAACCCCCGGAACCCGAGTGA
- a CDS encoding universal stress protein — protein MTVLVGYVPSPLGAAVLRAAVEQARFRDEPLLVVNTSRGDAYVDPRYAQEDDLARVGAELTATGVPHTVRQLVRGRDAAEEIVELAGAGDVSLVVIGVRHRTAVGKLIMGSTAQEVLLRVDCPVLAVKSG, from the coding sequence GTGACCGTGCTGGTGGGCTACGTGCCCTCGCCACTGGGCGCGGCGGTGCTGCGGGCCGCCGTCGAGCAGGCCCGGTTCCGGGACGAGCCGCTGCTGGTGGTGAACACCTCGCGCGGCGACGCGTACGTCGACCCCCGGTACGCCCAGGAGGACGACCTGGCCCGGGTCGGGGCGGAGCTGACCGCCACCGGGGTGCCGCACACCGTCCGGCAGTTGGTGCGGGGCCGGGACGCCGCCGAGGAGATCGTCGAGCTGGCCGGGGCCGGGGACGTGTCGCTGGTGGTGATCGGGGTGCGGCACCGTACCGCGGTCGGCAAGCTGATCATGGGTTCCACCGCGCAGGAGGTCCTGCTCCGGGTGGACTGCCCGGTGCTCGCGGTCAAGAGCGGCTGA
- a CDS encoding tripartite tricarboxylate transporter permease, with protein MDDLGNLLDGFANVLTPTNLLIALLGVTIGTAVGVLPGIGPAMTVALLLPVTYGMEPTQAFIMFAGIFYGGMYGGSTTSILLNTPGESSSVITAIEGNKMARAGRAAQALATAAVGSFVAGTIATLLLVLVTPPVVAFAISLGAPDYFALMLLSFVAVTAVLGASRVRGLASLLLGLVIGIVGIDAVSGQQRLTFGLPQLADGIDVVVVAVGIFAVGEALWIAAHLRRRAAEVIPVGRPWMGRQDWKRSWKPWLRGTAYGFPFGALPAGGAEIPTFLSYATEKKLSKHPEEFGRGAIEGVAGPEAANNASAAGTLVPMLAIGLPTNATAAVMLAAFQQYGIQPGPLLFERESTLVWTLIASLFVGNLLLLVLNLPLAPAWARLLRIPRPYLYAGILFFASMGAYAVNASPFDLFLLLTLGLLGFGMRRFGLPILPLIVGVILGPRAELQGRRALQLSGGEVTGLLGGWVSYLIYAAIVVVLCWPLIGRFVVRPVRERMVTG; from the coding sequence ATGGACGACCTCGGTAACCTGCTCGACGGGTTCGCCAACGTGCTGACCCCGACGAACCTGCTCATCGCGCTGCTCGGCGTGACCATCGGCACCGCGGTCGGCGTGCTGCCCGGCATCGGCCCGGCGATGACCGTGGCGCTGCTGCTGCCGGTCACCTACGGGATGGAACCCACCCAGGCGTTCATCATGTTCGCCGGCATCTTCTACGGCGGCATGTACGGCGGCTCGACCACCTCGATCCTGCTGAACACGCCCGGCGAGTCCTCCTCCGTGATCACCGCGATCGAGGGCAATAAGATGGCCAGGGCGGGTCGGGCGGCGCAGGCGCTGGCCACCGCCGCGGTCGGCTCGTTCGTCGCCGGCACCATCGCCACCCTGCTGCTGGTGCTGGTCACCCCGCCGGTGGTGGCGTTCGCGATCAGTCTCGGCGCGCCGGACTACTTCGCGTTGATGCTGCTGTCGTTCGTGGCGGTGACCGCCGTACTCGGCGCGTCCCGGGTGCGTGGCCTCGCGTCACTGCTGCTCGGCCTGGTCATCGGCATCGTCGGGATCGACGCGGTGAGCGGCCAGCAGCGGCTCACCTTCGGACTCCCGCAGCTCGCCGACGGCATCGACGTGGTCGTGGTGGCGGTCGGCATCTTCGCCGTCGGCGAGGCGCTGTGGATCGCCGCGCACCTGCGGCGACGGGCCGCCGAGGTGATCCCGGTGGGCCGCCCGTGGATGGGCCGGCAGGACTGGAAACGCTCCTGGAAGCCCTGGCTGCGCGGCACCGCGTACGGCTTCCCGTTCGGGGCGCTGCCGGCCGGCGGGGCGGAGATCCCCACCTTCCTGTCGTACGCGACGGAGAAGAAGCTGTCGAAGCACCCGGAGGAGTTCGGCAGGGGCGCGATCGAGGGGGTGGCCGGTCCGGAGGCGGCCAACAACGCCTCGGCGGCCGGCACGCTGGTGCCCATGCTGGCGATCGGGCTGCCCACCAACGCCACCGCCGCGGTCATGCTGGCCGCCTTCCAGCAGTACGGCATCCAGCCCGGCCCGCTGCTGTTCGAGCGGGAGTCCACCCTGGTCTGGACGCTGATCGCCAGCCTCTTCGTGGGCAACCTGCTGCTGCTGGTGCTCAACCTGCCGCTCGCGCCGGCCTGGGCCCGGCTGCTGCGGATCCCCCGCCCCTACCTGTACGCCGGGATCCTGTTCTTCGCCTCGATGGGCGCGTACGCGGTCAACGCCTCGCCCTTCGACCTGTTCCTGCTGCTCACCCTGGGCCTGCTCGGTTTCGGGATGCGCCGGTTCGGGCTGCCGATCCTGCCGCTGATCGTCGGGGTGATCCTCGGTCCCCGGGCGGAACTCCAGGGCCGGCGGGCGTTGCAGCTCTCCGGCGGGGAGGTCACCGGGCTGCTCGGCGGCTGGGTGTCGTACCTGATCTACGCCGCCATCGTGGTGGTGCTGTGCTGGCCGTTGATCGGGCGGTTCGTGGTCCGCCCGGTCCGGGAGAGGATGGTGACCGGGTGA
- a CDS encoding tripartite tricarboxylate transporter TctB family protein: MTSRPDPGSAPPEPAVSRPDPVTAPPDPGAAPPDPGTAPADPGGAADPPRAADRGPVRDRAQYGVCAFLALIGVLVVVDATRIGHAISPADPVGPKPVPLLLGVLLLLVAGIYAVDVARGGAGEPEAGEDVDLGSPIDWRTVLLLIGAFLVNAVLIEPLGWVISGTLLFWGSAFALGNRHHVRNLLIAVALALVTFYTFAIGLGVNLPAGVLQGIL, encoded by the coding sequence ATGACCTCCCGACCCGACCCGGGGAGCGCCCCACCGGAACCGGCGGTCTCCCGGCCGGACCCGGTGACCGCCCCGCCCGACCCGGGGGCCGCCCCACCCGACCCCGGGACCGCTCCGGCGGACCCGGGCGGGGCCGCCGACCCACCCCGGGCCGCCGACCGCGGGCCGGTCCGGGACCGGGCCCAGTACGGGGTGTGCGCCTTCCTCGCCCTGATCGGGGTGCTGGTCGTGGTCGACGCCACCCGGATCGGGCACGCCATCAGCCCGGCCGACCCGGTCGGCCCGAAGCCGGTCCCGCTGCTGCTCGGCGTCCTGCTGCTGCTGGTCGCCGGAATATACGCCGTCGACGTGGCGCGCGGCGGGGCCGGTGAGCCGGAGGCCGGCGAGGACGTCGACCTGGGCAGCCCGATCGACTGGCGGACCGTGCTGCTGCTGATCGGCGCGTTCCTGGTGAACGCGGTACTGATCGAACCGCTCGGCTGGGTGATCAGCGGCACCCTGCTGTTCTGGGGCTCGGCCTTCGCCCTGGGCAACCGGCACCACGTCCGGAACCTGCTGATCGCCGTCGCGCTGGCCCTGGTCACCTTCTACACGTTCGCCATCGGGCTCGGCGTCAACCTCCCGGCCGGCGTGCTGCAAGGGATCCTGTGA
- a CDS encoding Bug family tripartite tricarboxylate transporter substrate binding protein encodes MATRRNVLVMGVAAATVLALAACGATAGPDDSGPAGDEPATGLRIMVPNSPGGGYDTTARTAAKVMEDAKIATGVQVFNLPGAGGTVGLQRTVNEKGNGKLAMQMGLGVVGASYTAKSAATLTQTTPLAKLIEEAGAIVVPKDSPYRTIGDLVAAWKADPKGIAVGGGSSPGGPDHLLPMQLAKTVGIDPRQVNYVSYDGGGELLPAVLGGKVAFGASGFGEFLDQVEAGQVRVLAVTSEQPIEALKEVPTLKSAGIDLVFTNWRGMVAPPGISDADRQVWIDALTRMHESAEWKAELAKRGWTDAFVTGDAFATFLTEQDRSVAELLSQLGLA; translated from the coding sequence ATGGCAACTAGGAGAAACGTGCTGGTCATGGGCGTCGCCGCCGCCACGGTGCTGGCCCTGGCTGCCTGCGGCGCGACCGCCGGACCGGACGACAGCGGCCCGGCCGGCGACGAGCCGGCCACCGGTCTGCGGATCATGGTGCCGAACAGCCCCGGCGGCGGGTACGACACCACCGCCCGGACCGCCGCGAAGGTGATGGAGGACGCGAAGATCGCCACCGGCGTGCAGGTGTTCAACCTGCCCGGGGCCGGCGGCACGGTCGGCCTCCAGCGGACCGTCAACGAAAAGGGCAACGGCAAGCTCGCCATGCAGATGGGGCTGGGCGTGGTCGGTGCCTCGTACACCGCCAAGTCGGCGGCGACGCTGACCCAGACCACCCCGCTGGCGAAGCTGATCGAGGAGGCCGGCGCGATCGTGGTGCCGAAGGACTCCCCGTACCGGACGATCGGTGACCTGGTCGCGGCCTGGAAGGCCGACCCGAAGGGCATCGCGGTCGGCGGCGGCTCCTCGCCCGGCGGCCCGGACCACCTGCTGCCCATGCAGCTCGCCAAGACCGTCGGCATCGACCCCCGGCAGGTCAACTACGTCTCCTACGACGGCGGCGGCGAACTGCTGCCGGCGGTGCTCGGCGGCAAGGTGGCCTTCGGGGCCAGCGGCTTCGGCGAGTTCCTCGACCAGGTCGAGGCCGGCCAGGTGCGGGTCCTCGCGGTCACCAGCGAGCAGCCCATCGAGGCGCTCAAGGAGGTGCCCACCTTGAAGTCCGCCGGCATCGACCTGGTCTTCACCAACTGGCGCGGCATGGTCGCCCCGCCCGGGATCAGCGACGCCGACCGGCAGGTCTGGATCGACGCCCTGACCCGGATGCACGAGTCCGCCGAGTGGAAGGCCGAGCTGGCCAAGCGCGGCTGGACCGACGCGTTCGTCACCGGGGACGCCTTCGCCACCTTCCTCACCGAGCAGGACCGGTCGGTGGCCGAACTGCTCAGCCAGCTCGGACTGGCGTGA